One genomic region from Quercus robur chromosome 4, dhQueRobu3.1, whole genome shotgun sequence encodes:
- the LOC126723415 gene encoding vacuolar protein sorting-associated protein 52 B-like isoform X2, with translation MFGDLSVEEDASSDDISLDGLEQELEECKNDDVVANILFEGTKLREYTKGVENNLRKVELDSIQVCAYLTKSFFANQ, from the exons ATGTTTGGGGACTTGTCTGTGGAGGAGGATGCCAGCAG TGATGATATATCTTTGGATGGACTAGAGCAAGAACTGGAAGAATGCAAAAATGACGAT GTAGTTGCAAACATACTATTTGAAGGTACAAAATTAAGGGAGTATACAAAGGGGGTTGAGAACAATTTACGGAAAGTTGAATTGGACTCGATTCAGGTTTGTGCTTACTTAACGAAATCCTTTTTTGCCAATCAATAG